Proteins encoded within one genomic window of Geotalea daltonii FRC-32:
- a CDS encoding mannose-1-phosphate guanylyltransferase: protein MYIVILAGGSGTRFWPLSRKKTPKQLMSVFGGKSMLQRTLERVLPLKPKRVLIVTNAMQAEETTRQLEYVKGVPVDIIAEPVARNTAPAIGLAASIIAYHDPDGVMAVLPADHYISEEDGFCRVITQGRNAAINGYLVTLGITPTRPETGYGYIEADNAFRQHGPFPVKRFVEKPNREKALEFLTAGNFFWNSGMFIWKACTILDGISRYMPPLAVSLSKLVFSESVWELRDLKPQIEAIYGEIGGESIDFGVMEKADNVQVIPADFGWSDVGSWSAIPEVADADDLGHVAINAKEVISVDAGDCLVYGDNRLVALVGVKDLIVVNTPDALLVCPKERAQDVKKVVEELERRGLTEYL, encoded by the coding sequence ATGTCGGTCTTCGGTGGCAAATCAATGCTGCAACGGACCTTGGAACGTGTCCTGCCGTTGAAGCCGAAAAGAGTATTGATTGTGACCAACGCCATGCAGGCTGAGGAGACCACCCGGCAGTTGGAATATGTAAAAGGGGTTCCTGTGGATATCATTGCCGAACCGGTTGCACGCAATACTGCCCCCGCCATCGGCCTGGCTGCATCCATCATCGCCTATCACGATCCTGACGGGGTGATGGCGGTCCTACCGGCAGACCATTACATCTCCGAGGAGGACGGATTCTGCCGGGTTATCACCCAGGGCAGAAATGCGGCCATCAATGGCTATCTGGTAACCCTTGGTATCACCCCCACCAGGCCTGAGACCGGCTATGGTTATATCGAAGCAGACAATGCATTTCGGCAGCACGGTCCGTTTCCGGTCAAACGATTCGTTGAGAAGCCGAACCGGGAGAAGGCGCTGGAATTTCTCACCGCAGGAAATTTCTTCTGGAACAGCGGCATGTTCATCTGGAAGGCCTGCACCATACTCGATGGCATCAGTCGCTACATGCCTCCGCTGGCCGTTTCATTGTCAAAACTGGTTTTTTCGGAGAGCGTCTGGGAGCTCAGAGACCTTAAGCCGCAGATCGAAGCAATCTACGGGGAGATCGGGGGAGAATCCATTGACTTCGGCGTTATGGAAAAGGCGGACAATGTCCAGGTAATTCCGGCTGACTTCGGCTGGAGCGATGTGGGAAGCTGGAGCGCCATTCCGGAAGTTGCCGATGCCGATGATCTCGGCCACGTGGCCATCAACGCCAAAGAGGTGATCTCCGTCGATGCCGGCGATTGTCTCGTCTATGGCGACAACCGATTGGTGGCCCTGGTCGGAGTCAAGGACCTGATCGTCGTCAATACCCCTGATGCCCTGCTTGTCTGCCCCAAAGAACGCGCCCAGGATGTGAAAAAGGTGGTGGAGGAGCTGGAGCGGCGGGGACTTACGGAATATTTATAG